In Girardinichthys multiradiatus isolate DD_20200921_A chromosome 18, DD_fGirMul_XY1, whole genome shotgun sequence, a single window of DNA contains:
- the cep57 gene encoding centrosomal protein of 57 kDa isoform X2 yields the protein MEMLSKTGAADSSRHKASRPATAHSKTVSHTLSLPSYKAYPAHRPFINTLVHHTPQTRSQCSYRPALPSKAFPESSSAAISSALRNLQEKIRRLEFEKEQAELSLCTLGDDVRHRRQQNDSTEHRLLNAERGTERKTSDQSHCNQVLITHLAAAESRCEKLERQLEQMRKMLRSTRTEKTSLLNQQRVGANNQQPDAVSEHAQLEKLEKLEQEYIRLTHTQKNAEMKICELERKLQEEEHQRRLIHDKANLLQTGLEANRILLQSVSPRLSTRQSKERKSSSKCSSTQHTEPHYRLSLKDVPFVTGTSVTCSHSVRANVQAVLSLLKRHQPHLCNRHVLFRSTNRSERSSYSNSLSTSSSTSGEELSELLQALQEELRFMSLEQGELMRQAEESISAEERKELQREQERLLLRMERKGNQIN from the exons GCATCGCGTCCAGCTACAGCGCATAGCAAGACTGTGTCCCACACCTTGTCCCTGCCGTCATATAAAGCCTATCCTGCTCATCGACCCTTCATCAACACTCTTGTACATCACACACCCCAAACACGCTCTCAGTGTTCATATCGCCCAGCATTACCCAGCAAAGCCTTTCCAGAGAGCAGCAGTGCAG CAATCTCCTCTGCCTTGAGGAACCTCCAAGAGAAGATTAGGAGGCTGGAGTTTGAGAAAGAGCAAGCAGAGCTCAGCCTTTGCACTTTAGGGGATGATGTACGACACAGACGTCAGCAGAATGACAGCACTGAACACAGACTCCTAAATGCTGAGAGGggtacagaaagaaagacaagTGACCAGTCGCACTGCAACCAAG TGTTGATCACCCACCTTGCTGCTGCAGAGAGTCGTTGTGAGAAGCTGGAGAGACAGTTGGAGCAGATGAGAAAGATGTTGCGCAGCACCAGGACAGAAAAGACCAGCCTGCTCAATCAGCAG AGAGTCGGTGCAAATAATCAGCAGCCTGATGCAGTGTCTGAGCATGCCCAATTAGAAAAGCTGGAAAAACTTGAGCAGGAATATATCAGGCTGACTCACACACAGAAAAATGCAGAG ATGAAGATCTGTGAGTTGGAGAGAAAGCTACAAGAAGAAGAACACCAGAGAAGGCTCATTCACGATAAAGCCAACCTG CTACAGACAGGTTTGGAGGCCAACAGGATCTTGCTGCAGTCCGTTTCTCCACGTCTGTCCACCAGACAATCCAAAGAAAGGAAGTCCAGCTCAAAG tgTTCTTCTACACAGCACACAGAGCCTCACTACAGACTGAGCCTTAAAGATGTACCATTTGTCACTGGAACG TCAGTTACCTGCAGCCACTCGGTCAGAGCCAACGTTCAGGCAGTTTTGTCCCTCTTGAAACGACATCAGCCACATCTCTGCAACAGACATGTTCTTTTTCGCAGTACAAATCGCTCTGAAAGGAGCAGCTATTCAAACAGTTTATCCACCTCATCGTCCACTAGCGGAGAGGAACTGTCAGAGCTGCTACAAGCCCTACAGGAGGAGCTGCGCTTCATGAGTTT GGAGCAGGGTGAGTTGATGAGGCAGGCAGAGGAGAGCATCTCTGCAGAGGAAAGGAAAGAACTTCAGAGGGAGCAGGAGAGGCTACTGCTGAGAATGGAGAGGAAAGGAAACCAGATCA ATTAA
- the LOC124884682 gene encoding myosin heavy chain, fast skeletal muscle-like, with translation MRGEHYSQRSMVTSEKLQSFTAQEVFNKIKAKNALDHAVHSARHDCDLLREQYEEEQEAKAELQRAMSKANSEVAQWRTMYETDAIQCTEELEEAKKKLAQRLQDAEESIEAVNVKCVSLEKTKQRLQGEVEVLMIDVERANALAANLDKKQRNFDKVLAEWKQKYEESQVELEGALKEVCALNTDVQNEKLL, from the exons atgAGAGGGGAGCATTATTCACAGAGGTCCATGGTGACTTCAGAAAAGCTGCAGAgcttcacagctcag gaagtatttaataagatTAAGGCCAAGAACGCTCTGGATCATGCTGTTCATTCGGCTCGTCATGACTGTGATCTGCTCAGAGAGCAgtatgaggaggagcaggaggccaAAGCTGAGCTGCAGCGTGCTATGTCCAAGGCTAACAGCGAGGTGGCTCAGTGGAGAACCATGTATGAAACTGATGCCATTCAGTGCACTGAGGAGCTCGAGGAGGCCAAGAAAAAGCTTGCCCAGCGTCTTCAGGATGCAGAAGAGTCCATCGAGGCTGTGAATGTGAAATGTGTCTCTTTGGAGAAGACCAAACAGAGGCTACAGGGTGAGGTGGAGGTCTTGATGATTGACGTGGAGAGAGCTAATGCTCTGGCTGCAAACCTGGACAAGAAGCAAAGGAATTTTGACAAGGTTCTTGCAGAGTGGAAGCAGAAGTATGAAGAGAGTCAGGTCGAGCTGGAAGGAGCTCTGAAGGAGGTGTGTGCTTTGAACACAgatgttcaaaatgaaaaactccTATGA
- the cep57 gene encoding centrosomal protein of 57 kDa isoform X1 has protein sequence MEMLSKTGAADSSRHKASRPATAHSKTVSHTLSLPSYKAYPAHRPFINTLVHHTPQTRSQCSYRPALPSKAFPESSSAAISSALRNLQEKIRRLEFEKEQAELSLCTLGDDVRHRRQQNDSTEHRLLNAERGTERKTSDQSHCNQVLITHLAAAESRCEKLERQLEQMRKMLRSTRTEKTSLLNQQRVGANNQQPDAVSEHAQLEKLEKLEQEYIRLTHTQKNAEMKICELERKLQEEEHQRRLIHDKANLLQTGLEANRILLQSVSPRLSTRQSKERKSSSKCSSTQHTEPHYRLSLKDVPFVTGTSVTCSHSVRANVQAVLSLLKRHQPHLCNRHVLFRSTNRSERSSYSNSLSTSSSTSGEELSELLQALQEELRFMSLEQGELMRQAEESISAEERKELQREQERLLLRMERKGNQISKLCNYKSQIKKLRKESKSRKNSQTEERPATRGRSAASTKAQPGERSKNNLRLLKDMKALQASLRT, from the exons GCATCGCGTCCAGCTACAGCGCATAGCAAGACTGTGTCCCACACCTTGTCCCTGCCGTCATATAAAGCCTATCCTGCTCATCGACCCTTCATCAACACTCTTGTACATCACACACCCCAAACACGCTCTCAGTGTTCATATCGCCCAGCATTACCCAGCAAAGCCTTTCCAGAGAGCAGCAGTGCAG CAATCTCCTCTGCCTTGAGGAACCTCCAAGAGAAGATTAGGAGGCTGGAGTTTGAGAAAGAGCAAGCAGAGCTCAGCCTTTGCACTTTAGGGGATGATGTACGACACAGACGTCAGCAGAATGACAGCACTGAACACAGACTCCTAAATGCTGAGAGGggtacagaaagaaagacaagTGACCAGTCGCACTGCAACCAAG TGTTGATCACCCACCTTGCTGCTGCAGAGAGTCGTTGTGAGAAGCTGGAGAGACAGTTGGAGCAGATGAGAAAGATGTTGCGCAGCACCAGGACAGAAAAGACCAGCCTGCTCAATCAGCAG AGAGTCGGTGCAAATAATCAGCAGCCTGATGCAGTGTCTGAGCATGCCCAATTAGAAAAGCTGGAAAAACTTGAGCAGGAATATATCAGGCTGACTCACACACAGAAAAATGCAGAG ATGAAGATCTGTGAGTTGGAGAGAAAGCTACAAGAAGAAGAACACCAGAGAAGGCTCATTCACGATAAAGCCAACCTG CTACAGACAGGTTTGGAGGCCAACAGGATCTTGCTGCAGTCCGTTTCTCCACGTCTGTCCACCAGACAATCCAAAGAAAGGAAGTCCAGCTCAAAG tgTTCTTCTACACAGCACACAGAGCCTCACTACAGACTGAGCCTTAAAGATGTACCATTTGTCACTGGAACG TCAGTTACCTGCAGCCACTCGGTCAGAGCCAACGTTCAGGCAGTTTTGTCCCTCTTGAAACGACATCAGCCACATCTCTGCAACAGACATGTTCTTTTTCGCAGTACAAATCGCTCTGAAAGGAGCAGCTATTCAAACAGTTTATCCACCTCATCGTCCACTAGCGGAGAGGAACTGTCAGAGCTGCTACAAGCCCTACAGGAGGAGCTGCGCTTCATGAGTTT GGAGCAGGGTGAGTTGATGAGGCAGGCAGAGGAGAGCATCTCTGCAGAGGAAAGGAAAGAACTTCAGAGGGAGCAGGAGAGGCTACTGCTGAGAATGGAGAGGAAAGGAAACCAGATCAGTAAGCTCTGTAATTATAAATCACAG ATTAAGAAGCTAAGAAAGGAGTCTAAATCTAGAAAGAACAGTCAGACTGAAGAAAGACCTGCCACCAGAGGGCGCTCTGCAGCATCAACCAAAGCTCAGCCAGGAGAGAGAAGCAAGAATAACTTgaggctgctgaaggacatgAAAGCTCTGCAGGCTTCTTTACGGACCTGA
- the LOC124883565 gene encoding uncharacterized protein LOC124883565: MINPQQHDPPPVFGKPWYWQRSSSTMESTRSLAQVIMEMRDEIKKLEAENRELRGDCGQHSVTAGEGAAGTEQAGILENPYGSLRRIVSAPVLEGQYKGNAAMTVRRYSASSNLSGLTVREGRISKNRQSNSGWDRLHEEIQHENNVLGGAEKANNRHSLQEYVHKNRAKVKTVTFLLPVEDIYTSRPVLTKHQEESKITGLASIAETDS, encoded by the exons ATGATAAACCCCCAGCAGCACGACCCCCCTCCGGTTTTTGGGAAGCCCTGGTACTGGCAGCGCAGCAGTAGCACCATGGAGAGCACCCGCAGCCTGGCGCAGGTCATCATGGAGATGCGCGACGAAATCAAGAAACTGGAAGCAGAAAACCGAGAGCTGCGGGGGGACTGCGGTCAGCATTCAGTGACGGCAGGAGAAGGCGCGGCTGGAACTGAGCAAGCGGGAATACTGGAAAACCCCTATGGGAGCTTGAGACGGATTGTGTCTGCGCCAGTCCTGGAGGGACAGTATAAAG gaAATGCTGCCATGACTGTACGAAGGTACTCCGCAAGCTCCAACCTCTCTGGGTTGACAGTAAGAGAGGGAAGAATCAGCAAGAACAGGCAAAGTAACTCCGGATGGGACAGACTACATGAAGAAATCCAGCATGAGAATAATGTGCTTGGAGGAGCAGAGAAAGCCAACAACCGGCATTCTTTGCAGGAATACGTCCATAAAAACAG ggccAAGGTAAAAACAGTAACCTTCCTCCTACCTGTTGAGGATATTTACACCAGCCGGCCTGTTCTGACCAAACACCAAGAGGAGTCCAAAATCACCGGTCTGGCTTCTATAGCCGAGACTGATTCTTGA